One window of the Acaryochloris sp. CCMEE 5410 genome contains the following:
- a CDS encoding endo-1,4-beta-xylanase, with protein sequence MDNPSRDFSITEWLPLRELAADKDIIFGASARYNQVISDEQFAALFAQECSVLVPEWELKWSAGDYQLRPSPNEFDFSAADTMLDFAQTHNLQFRGHALVWHESLPQWFQQVVNHQNAEKVMKHHIETVMGHYRGRMHSWDVVNEAIDYDPIASQRADRLRQTPWLQFLGPDYIDLAFRIAARADPDALLVYNDFGVDYNTAMDKAKRRAVLGLLKRLKTKGTPVHALGIQAHLHGDSLDFDPKSLRQFLKDVAALDLKILITEMDVNDSQLPRDIQRRDRIVAGVYEDYLSVVLDEPAVIAVITWGLSDRYTYLSEFHPRSDHQPVRPLPMDTNLQPKLAWNALARAFQQTRKR encoded by the coding sequence TTGGATAATCCTAGTCGTGATTTTTCAATAACGGAGTGGCTCCCCTTAAGAGAACTAGCTGCTGACAAAGACATCATTTTTGGGGCATCGGCTCGCTACAATCAGGTCATTTCTGATGAACAGTTTGCGGCCCTGTTTGCCCAAGAATGTAGCGTGCTAGTTCCTGAATGGGAGCTGAAATGGAGCGCAGGAGATTATCAGCTTCGCCCTAGTCCCAATGAGTTTGACTTTTCCGCTGCCGATACAATGCTCGACTTTGCACAAACGCATAATTTACAGTTTCGTGGTCATGCTTTAGTTTGGCATGAGTCATTGCCCCAATGGTTCCAGCAGGTGGTGAACCATCAAAACGCTGAAAAAGTTATGAAGCACCACATAGAAACGGTGATGGGGCACTATCGAGGCCGCATGCATTCTTGGGATGTTGTCAATGAAGCAATTGATTACGACCCAATAGCAAGTCAACGGGCAGACCGTTTAAGACAGACTCCATGGCTTCAGTTCCTAGGTCCTGACTATATCGATCTTGCTTTTCGGATCGCAGCAAGGGCTGATCCCGATGCCTTATTGGTGTACAACGACTTTGGTGTGGACTACAACACAGCAATGGATAAAGCCAAACGCCGTGCTGTTTTAGGACTTCTCAAACGCTTAAAAACGAAGGGTACTCCGGTCCATGCCTTGGGAATACAAGCTCATTTGCACGGGGACTCCCTTGACTTCGATCCTAAATCGCTACGCCAGTTCTTGAAAGATGTGGCTGCTTTAGATCTGAAAATTTTAATTACTGAGATGGATGTTAATGACTCCCAGTTACCTAGGGATATCCAAAGACGCGATCGCATTGTTGCTGGGGTCTATGAGGACTACCTTTCAGTGGTTTTGGATGAGCCAGCGGTTATTGCTGTCATTACATGGGGACTCAGCGATCGCTACACCTATTTGTCTGAGTTCCATCCTCGATCTGATCATCAGCCTGTCCGCCCTTTGCCAATGGACACTAATCTACAGCCTAAGTTGGCCTGGAATGCATTGGCCCGTGCCTTCCAACAGACTCGCAAGCGGTAG
- a CDS encoding helix-turn-helix domain-containing protein — MNISSPTVLAEYARDRRKRMGLNQSEVGDRTGVRQVTVSAFENRPASTKLETLFKLLSALELELQVVPKEQASNANQGWDEEW, encoded by the coding sequence ATGAATATTTCTTCGCCCACAGTACTGGCTGAATATGCCAGAGATCGCCGAAAAAGGATGGGACTCAACCAATCTGAAGTAGGAGATCGAACCGGGGTCAGACAAGTAACCGTCTCGGCCTTTGAGAACCGTCCAGCCAGTACCAAACTGGAGACCCTATTCAAACTGTTATCGGCATTAGAGCTTGAGCTGCAAGTCGTGCCAAAAGAGCAGGCTAGCAATGCTAATCAAGGATGGGATGAAGAGTGGTAA
- a CDS encoding HipA domain-containing protein, which translates to MNGRLVGFWHQSTTGANTFQYAEEWLATPGARPLSLSMPLRSKAYGGQQVYNFFENLLPDSKDIRNKIQTRFQTSTNQPFDLLSAVGSDCVGAVQLCHQLPGPNVKTVTKQVLTEAEIAERLQNHKMGPLGMTREVDDFRISIAGAQEKTGLLWHNQKWCLPTGTTPTSHIFKLPIGVITSHNIDLSESCENEWLCLKIAEAFGLPVAKVDIQTFEDVKVLVVERFDRKWSRDGSWLMRLPQEDMCQVFGVASIKKYQADGGPGIVEIMKILIGSNQPQVDREQFFKAQILFWLLAAIDGHGKNFSVYLDPNASYRLTPLYDVLSAYPSMQTKEIPKQKAKMAMALKGKRNRYEWSQIQLRHFLSTAKAAEFSEKQTVSLLLEMLEKAEFFAQQVQEQLPKDFPTHISQPILEGMTSLAKQNLPTLYQLIGNHAEKGEYENALTFYTKALNLKAEIQDQSGTASQVDISQVDIWHGIANIYVHQRQGKKALSVYEKILKLNKQIGSRKDQSVTLHQIANVYVNEGMEETALLIYEKSLKFEEQGKNLQGKAVTLHCIAVIYARQEKLDKALSYFEESLDIKEQIGDWKGQIDTLHQIANVYDQNQDIEQALSFDSKAFEIATENKDVHKQADILHSMASLYAQQRQIKQALSYFEQSLTLREELQDLQGKAITLARMGQMLARDQGDFDKAIIHIQKSLEILRALESPDVTNVGNILTHIRETRRDSNRASK; encoded by the coding sequence ATGAATGGTCGCTTGGTTGGTTTTTGGCATCAGAGCACAACGGGAGCGAACACGTTCCAGTATGCAGAAGAATGGCTCGCAACCCCTGGTGCCCGCCCCTTATCCTTATCAATGCCTTTACGCAGCAAAGCGTACGGAGGGCAGCAGGTCTATAACTTTTTCGAAAACTTGTTGCCGGATAGTAAAGACATTCGGAATAAGATACAGACGAGGTTTCAGACATCCACAAATCAACCCTTTGATTTGTTAAGTGCAGTAGGGAGTGATTGTGTAGGAGCTGTACAACTTTGCCATCAATTGCCCGGACCAAACGTTAAAACAGTCACCAAGCAGGTTCTCACAGAAGCTGAAATTGCTGAACGTCTGCAAAACCATAAGATGGGACCTCTGGGCATGACTAGAGAGGTAGACGACTTTCGAATTTCAATTGCGGGTGCTCAAGAAAAAACTGGGCTGCTGTGGCACAACCAGAAATGGTGCTTACCCACTGGAACAACACCTACAAGCCACATTTTTAAGTTACCGATAGGGGTAATTACTAGCCACAATATCGATCTGAGCGAGAGCTGTGAAAATGAATGGCTCTGTTTGAAAATTGCTGAAGCTTTTGGGCTGCCTGTAGCAAAGGTTGATATCCAGACTTTTGAAGATGTCAAGGTCCTAGTTGTAGAACGATTTGACAGAAAGTGGTCAAGGGATGGGAGTTGGTTGATGAGACTCCCCCAAGAAGATATGTGCCAAGTATTTGGGGTAGCTTCTATCAAAAAGTATCAAGCAGACGGAGGACCAGGCATCGTCGAGATTATGAAGATCCTGATCGGCTCCAATCAACCCCAAGTCGATAGGGAGCAATTCTTTAAAGCACAAATTTTATTTTGGCTCTTGGCAGCAATAGACGGCCATGGCAAAAATTTCAGTGTTTACTTAGACCCCAATGCCAGCTATCGGTTAACCCCCTTATATGATGTGCTATCAGCCTACCCATCAATGCAGACAAAAGAAATTCCTAAGCAAAAAGCAAAGATGGCGATGGCACTGAAGGGTAAAAGGAACCGCTATGAGTGGTCACAAATTCAGCTTAGGCATTTTCTATCCACGGCGAAGGCTGCAGAGTTTTCAGAGAAACAAACAGTCTCTCTATTGCTAGAGATGCTGGAGAAGGCTGAATTTTTTGCCCAACAAGTTCAAGAGCAACTACCGAAAGATTTTCCCACCCATATTAGTCAGCCGATTTTAGAGGGGATGACATCTCTTGCAAAGCAGAATTTGCCAACCCTATACCAATTAATCGGAAATCACGCTGAAAAGGGAGAGTATGAAAATGCGCTCACGTTCTATACAAAAGCCCTCAACCTGAAAGCTGAAATTCAGGATCAATCCGGTACAGCTTCTCAAGTAGATATATCTCAAGTAGATATTTGGCATGGAATTGCCAATATCTATGTCCATCAAAGACAGGGGAAAAAAGCACTTTCAGTTTACGAAAAGATCCTGAAACTCAATAAACAGATTGGGAGCCGAAAGGATCAATCGGTTACCTTACACCAAATTGCAAATGTCTATGTCAATGAAGGGATGGAGGAAACAGCACTCTTAATTTACGAAAAATCCCTAAAGTTTGAAGAACAAGGCAAAAATCTGCAGGGCAAAGCAGTTACCTTGCACTGCATAGCAGTTATCTACGCTAGACAAGAAAAATTAGATAAAGCGTTGTCCTACTTTGAAGAGTCTTTAGATATTAAAGAACAGATAGGGGATTGGAAGGGGCAAATAGATACCTTGCATCAAATTGCAAATGTCTACGATCAGAATCAAGATATAGAACAAGCTCTTTCATTTGATTCCAAAGCCTTCGAGATTGCGACAGAAAATAAGGATGTGCACAAGCAAGCTGACATCCTGCACAGCATGGCTAGCCTTTATGCTCAACAAAGACAAATAAAACAAGCCTTGTCTTATTTTGAACAGTCTTTAACTCTTCGTGAGGAACTCCAAGATTTGCAAGGCAAAGCAATTACTCTTGCCAGGATGGGACAAATGTTGGCTAGAGACCAAGGTGATTTTGACAAAGCAATAATCCATATCCAAAAATCACTAGAGATATTGCGAGCACTAGAATCTCCTGATGTAACCAACGTTGGAAATATCCTCACACATATTCGAGAGACCAGGCGAGATTCAAATCGTGCCTCTAAATAA
- a CDS encoding branched-chain amino acid ABC transporter permease codes for MDLVLDLAQLFINGIAVGSIIALAAVGLTLTYGILRLPNFAHGDFMTTGAFLTFLFNTQVLNHVVFGVDWLDSLFAQANVWISIILATIVTIGGFLICEFLIWAKMRDRRATSTTLIIISIGLALFIRNGIIFIWGGGNKSYDLPVAKAAEILGVVKIPYYRLIVIGLAILAVVGLHCLLQYTKIGKAMRAVADDIDLASVSGIDVNRVVLWTWVLAGGLTALSGGMYGLITAVRPNMGWFLILPMFASVVLGGIGNPYGAIAGAMVIGIAQEVSTYWLPTEYKLAIALLAMVLVLLVRPQGLFRGTI; via the coding sequence ATGGATCTAGTCCTAGATCTGGCACAGCTATTTATTAATGGAATTGCTGTGGGCAGTATTATTGCTCTAGCGGCAGTTGGCCTCACCCTCACCTATGGCATTCTCCGTTTGCCGAATTTTGCCCACGGGGACTTTATGACTACGGGGGCATTTCTGACCTTTCTGTTTAATACCCAAGTTCTAAACCATGTGGTATTTGGAGTGGACTGGTTAGATAGTTTGTTTGCCCAAGCCAATGTTTGGATCTCAATTATTCTCGCTACGATCGTTACGATTGGCGGATTCTTGATCTGCGAGTTTTTGATCTGGGCCAAGATGCGCGATCGCAGAGCCACATCCACAACGCTAATTATTATTTCAATTGGCCTTGCCCTGTTTATTCGCAACGGCATTATTTTTATCTGGGGCGGCGGCAACAAAAGCTATGACTTGCCGGTGGCCAAGGCGGCTGAAATCTTGGGCGTGGTCAAAATCCCCTACTATCGTTTAATTGTGATTGGTCTGGCGATTTTGGCGGTCGTCGGTCTGCACTGCCTCTTGCAATACACCAAAATTGGTAAGGCCATGCGAGCCGTGGCCGATGATATTGATCTTGCCAGCGTCTCAGGAATTGATGTTAACCGGGTGGTGCTGTGGACCTGGGTGTTGGCTGGAGGCTTAACGGCCTTGAGCGGGGGCATGTATGGCCTGATTACAGCGGTGCGACCGAATATGGGCTGGTTTCTGATTTTGCCCATGTTTGCTTCGGTAGTCCTGGGTGGTATTGGCAATCCTTACGGTGCGATCGCAGGTGCAATGGTGATCGGTATCGCCCAAGAAGTCAGCACCTATTGGCTTCCCACGGAATACAAACTTGCGATCGCCCTCCTAGCCATGGTGTTAGTCCTCCTCGTTCGCCCTCAAGGATTATTTAGAGGCACGATTTGA
- the larE gene encoding ATP-dependent sacrificial sulfur transferase LarE, which yields MTVQDKLQQLQTLFAQMERALIAYSGGIDSTLVAKVAFDVLRDKALAITANSPSLLPEDFEDAQVQAADIGISHQVVATHEMDNPNYTTNPVNRCYFCKSELYDTLKPLAAELGYAYVVDGVNADDLQDYRPGIQAAKERGTRSPLAEVGITKLEVREISKWLGLPWWDKPAQPCLSSRFPYGEEITVEKLRRVGQAERYLRNLGWSTLRVRSQADTARIELPAVEIPAFVQDTDLTELVEAFKGYGFTYVTLDLEGFVSGKLNQELPFASSMS from the coding sequence ATGACGGTTCAGGATAAGCTGCAACAACTGCAAACCCTCTTTGCCCAAATGGAACGTGCGCTGATTGCTTATTCAGGAGGCATTGATAGCACTTTAGTGGCAAAAGTGGCGTTTGATGTGCTGAGGGATAAAGCTTTAGCGATTACTGCTAATTCCCCCTCCCTGCTGCCAGAAGATTTTGAAGATGCTCAAGTACAGGCAGCTGATATTGGTATTTCCCATCAAGTGGTTGCTACCCACGAAATGGATAATCCCAATTACACAACGAATCCGGTGAATCGCTGCTATTTCTGTAAAAGTGAACTCTACGATACCTTAAAGCCCCTGGCAGCAGAATTAGGCTATGCCTATGTGGTGGATGGGGTGAATGCAGATGATCTCCAGGATTATCGCCCAGGCATTCAAGCGGCGAAGGAGCGAGGCACGAGATCACCCCTGGCAGAAGTGGGGATCACGAAGCTTGAAGTGCGAGAAATCTCAAAGTGGTTGGGCTTACCCTGGTGGGATAAACCGGCTCAACCTTGTTTGAGTTCTCGCTTTCCCTATGGTGAAGAAATCACGGTTGAGAAATTGCGACGGGTGGGACAGGCGGAACGCTATCTGCGTAATTTGGGGTGGTCGACCTTAAGGGTGCGATCGCAAGCCGATACCGCTCGCATAGAACTTCCTGCCGTAGAGATTCCAGCTTTTGTCCAAGATACCGATCTGACTGAACTCGTAGAAGCCTTCAAGGGTTATGGCTTTACTTACGTTACTCTCGATCTAGAAGGCTTTGTCAGTGGCAAACTCAATCAGGAACTGCCCTTCGCATCGTCCATGTCTTGA
- the rpsO gene encoding 30S ribosomal protein S15, which yields MALLQEKKHEIINAYQVHETDTGSADVQVAMLTERISKLSEHLKANKKDHSSRRGLLKMIGQRKRLLTYIMKKDQAHYRELIKRLGIRG from the coding sequence ATGGCTTTGTTGCAAGAAAAGAAACACGAAATTATTAATGCCTATCAAGTCCACGAGACCGATACAGGCTCAGCAGACGTCCAGGTTGCCATGCTAACTGAGCGGATCAGCAAGCTTAGTGAACATCTCAAGGCCAACAAAAAAGACCATTCTTCTCGTCGGGGTCTTTTGAAAATGATTGGTCAGCGTAAGCGCCTGTTGACCTATATCATGAAAAAAGATCAAGCCCATTACCGTGAGCTAATTAAACGCTTGGGTATTCGGGGTTAA
- a CDS encoding PAM68 family protein, which produces MAPKTEGNNTNNKAGFGLDLADASATDNKKKAKSAPKLSPKASKSKKKQKKAKGKKRDAPSSVIPKVVSNRMLRRVGIFSGIPTLLAFLTIPASYFITEQGWVEFPSTVVLFISVTCLGLGLVGVSYGIISASWDEELKGSALGISEFKLNLGRIQERRRVQKEERKRLKEEKAKEEAKAEKASAKAESTSTDTKAETSEEESASS; this is translated from the coding sequence ATGGCTCCTAAAACTGAAGGTAATAACACGAATAACAAGGCTGGCTTCGGTTTAGACTTAGCCGATGCTTCGGCTACTGATAACAAGAAGAAAGCTAAATCTGCCCCTAAGCTATCTCCTAAAGCTTCTAAATCCAAGAAAAAGCAGAAAAAAGCAAAGGGGAAAAAGCGAGACGCTCCTTCTTCTGTTATTCCTAAAGTTGTTAGCAATCGGATGCTTAGGCGGGTTGGGATCTTTTCCGGCATTCCCACACTATTGGCTTTTCTGACTATCCCAGCGAGCTACTTCATTACGGAGCAAGGATGGGTAGAGTTTCCCAGTACCGTCGTGCTATTTATTAGCGTTACCTGTCTTGGACTCGGTCTAGTCGGCGTCAGTTATGGGATCATTTCTGCCTCCTGGGATGAAGAACTCAAGGGATCGGCCCTTGGTATTAGCGAATTCAAACTGAACTTAGGCCGGATTCAAGAGCGTCGCCGCGTTCAAAAGGAAGAGCGAAAACGCCTCAAAGAAGAAAAAGCGAAAGAAGAAGCTAAGGCAGAGAAGGCATCGGCTAAAGCAGAATCGACTTCAACAGACACTAAAGCCGAAACCTCTGAAGAGGAGTCAGCTAGCTCGTAA
- the aroF gene encoding 3-deoxy-7-phosphoheptulonate synthase: MIIVFKSGAPDAEIQSLDQEMRDWGLTPEKIVGQHKVVIGLVGETAELDPDQIKDLNPWIESVLRVEKPYKRVSREYRHGEASRVEVPTPRGSVFFGEPDPIVLVAGPCSVENEEMIVETAQRVAAAGASFLRGGAYKPRTSPYAFQGHGESALGLLAAAREESGLGIITEVMDTADVEKVAEVADVLQIGARNMQNFPLLKAAGAQPKPVLLKRGLSATIDEWLMAAEYILAAGNSNVILCERGIRTFDRQHLRNTLDLAAVAVLRTLTHLPIMIDPSHGTGWAKFVPALAKAAIAVGTDSLMIEVHPNPAKALSDGPQSLTPDQFDALTQDLAVIGNAVGRWPQAVAAAA, from the coding sequence ATGATCATCGTCTTCAAAAGCGGTGCACCTGACGCAGAAATTCAGTCCCTCGATCAAGAAATGCGGGATTGGGGGCTGACGCCAGAGAAAATTGTGGGGCAACATAAGGTTGTGATTGGCCTCGTCGGTGAGACGGCTGAACTTGATCCCGATCAAATCAAGGATCTAAACCCTTGGATTGAATCTGTCCTGCGGGTAGAAAAACCCTATAAGCGGGTTAGCCGAGAATATCGCCATGGTGAAGCTAGCCGCGTAGAGGTGCCGACGCCTAGAGGGTCTGTATTCTTTGGTGAGCCAGATCCGATTGTTCTAGTTGCCGGTCCCTGCTCTGTTGAGAACGAAGAAATGATTGTGGAGACGGCCCAGCGGGTTGCTGCGGCAGGAGCGTCTTTTTTGCGAGGGGGTGCCTATAAACCTCGCACCTCCCCCTATGCCTTTCAAGGTCATGGTGAGAGTGCCCTCGGTTTACTTGCCGCCGCCCGCGAGGAATCTGGGTTGGGGATCATTACTGAAGTCATGGACACAGCCGATGTGGAGAAAGTGGCCGAGGTTGCTGATGTGCTCCAGATTGGGGCTCGCAATATGCAGAACTTCCCTCTCCTCAAAGCAGCAGGGGCACAACCTAAGCCCGTTCTGCTAAAGCGGGGGTTATCTGCAACCATTGATGAATGGCTAATGGCAGCAGAGTATATCCTGGCCGCTGGAAATTCCAATGTCATTCTTTGTGAACGAGGCATTCGTACCTTCGATCGGCAGCATCTGCGGAATACCTTAGATCTCGCTGCAGTAGCCGTATTGAGAACTTTGACCCACTTACCCATCATGATTGACCCCAGTCATGGAACAGGCTGGGCGAAGTTTGTCCCGGCACTGGCGAAAGCTGCGATCGCAGTTGGTACTGACTCCCTAATGATTGAAGTCCATCCCAACCCCGCCAAAGCCCTTTCTGACGGCCCTCAATCTCTAACCCCCGATCAGTTCGATGCCTTAACCCAAGACCTAGCAGTAATTGGGAATGCAGTAGGTCGCTGGCCTCAAGCCGTTGCGGCGGCTGCCTAA
- a CDS encoding DUF924 family protein translates to MESPETICEFWFGSSQDDLEIVQQHSKLWWSKNPDVDIEIKARFSSYLPKVANGELEAWQQTPLGTLALILLTDQFSRNMFRGTAQAFAYDAIARTLCKQGLKDGTDQSLRPIQRVFFYLPLEHSESLADQEHCIQLFQRLTAESEPRLKDTFERYVDFAMRHRDIIDRFGRFPHRNAILNRDSTPAEIDFLKMPGSSF, encoded by the coding sequence ATGGAATCTCCTGAAACCATCTGCGAGTTTTGGTTTGGCTCTAGCCAGGATGATTTGGAAATCGTCCAACAACACTCCAAGCTTTGGTGGTCGAAGAATCCTGACGTTGATATAGAAATTAAAGCCCGCTTCTCTAGCTATTTACCCAAGGTTGCTAACGGTGAACTAGAGGCATGGCAACAGACACCCCTCGGCACTTTAGCGCTAATTCTGCTGACCGATCAGTTCTCCCGCAATATGTTTCGGGGCACGGCTCAGGCTTTTGCCTATGATGCGATCGCAAGAACGCTCTGTAAACAAGGTCTAAAAGATGGAACCGATCAATCCCTACGTCCCATACAGCGAGTGTTTTTTTACCTGCCGTTAGAGCATTCTGAATCTTTAGCAGACCAAGAACATTGCATTCAACTCTTCCAACGTCTGACTGCTGAATCAGAACCCCGCTTAAAGGATACGTTTGAGCGCTATGTTGACTTTGCTATGCGGCATCGAGATATCATTGACCGCTTTGGCCGATTCCCCCACCGCAACGCCATACTCAATCGAGACTCCACCCCAGCCGAAATAGACTTCCTAAAAATGCCTGGATCATCTTTTTAG
- a CDS encoding class I SAM-dependent methyltransferase, with product MQAFPNLFELPIAESATKLAYETIQKGKNAFGVAHRQVLANLKNTFYPNLSTVQAWDEATLQKVQERQSQLMETDWQDAQEGVYPTSLLFDNPWDEFFRLYPQVWLDAPKTWQRASQKNYQEFAPEIDVEGYPQYYVRNFHHQTDGYLGEQSAEIYDLQVELLFGGTGDPMRRRVLAPLKRGLAVFSNIPASQMRILDVPCGAGRTLKQLRGAFPKAALHGVDLSKTYLQKTNRLLSQDRGDLPQLLQANAEALPYVDQYFHGISSVFLFHELPAPARQNVINECFRVLKPGGVFVICDSIQLEDSPELKAAIDSFPVMMHEPFYPHYSTDNIVERLQTAGFVDVAQEVHFMSKYFIAHKPDSFS from the coding sequence ATGCAAGCCTTCCCCAATCTTTTTGAGCTTCCGATAGCCGAATCTGCTACTAAACTCGCGTATGAGACGATTCAAAAAGGTAAGAATGCTTTTGGTGTTGCCCATCGCCAAGTTCTGGCAAATCTCAAAAACACTTTTTATCCCAATCTAAGCACTGTACAAGCTTGGGATGAGGCAACCCTGCAAAAAGTTCAGGAACGCCAAAGTCAACTGATGGAAACGGACTGGCAGGATGCTCAAGAAGGGGTATATCCCACCAGTTTATTGTTTGATAATCCTTGGGATGAGTTCTTTCGGCTCTATCCTCAAGTTTGGTTGGATGCCCCCAAGACTTGGCAACGAGCATCACAGAAGAATTATCAGGAGTTTGCTCCAGAAATTGATGTTGAAGGTTATCCCCAGTACTACGTCCGCAACTTCCACCATCAAACCGATGGGTATTTAGGAGAACAATCTGCCGAAATCTACGATTTACAAGTAGAGCTTTTATTTGGTGGGACTGGGGATCCCATGCGCCGTCGAGTATTAGCTCCCTTAAAGAGAGGGCTGGCTGTTTTCTCTAATATTCCTGCTAGTCAAATGCGCATTCTGGATGTTCCCTGTGGTGCTGGGCGGACATTGAAGCAGTTACGGGGGGCCTTTCCTAAGGCCGCTCTACATGGCGTCGATTTGTCTAAGACGTATCTCCAAAAGACGAATCGGTTACTGTCTCAAGACCGGGGCGATTTACCTCAGTTGTTACAGGCCAATGCTGAAGCCTTACCTTACGTTGACCAATATTTTCATGGCATCAGCAGTGTGTTCTTGTTTCATGAACTGCCTGCTCCAGCTCGTCAGAATGTGATTAATGAATGCTTCCGGGTGCTCAAACCGGGTGGGGTATTTGTCATTTGTGATTCGATTCAGCTTGAGGATTCACCAGAACTCAAAGCGGCAATCGATAGTTTCCCGGTCATGATGCATGAACCCTTCTATCCCCATTACTCTACCGACAATATTGTTGAGCGTCTTCAGACTGCTGGATTTGTAGATGTGGCCCAAGAAGTGCATTTTATGAGTAAATATTTTATTGCTCATAAACCTGACTCGTTCAGCTAA